AAAAAGGCAAACAGCACACCCAGAGCAGTAATTAAATGGAGTTTCATCGTGTAGTATTTATGGTTAGTCATAACTCTTAAATGATTGACGCTTCGCCTATTGGACAACTACCATAAACTTTTTTTCATTTTATCTCAATCGAGGAGATTGAAATATGTTGGATCGCCGGCTTTGCTATTTGAAATGAAGACAAAACAGAATTATCTACAATGAGTAAATAAAAAAGCGACACCCCTAAAACGTGTCGCTTCTCATTAAGAACCAGCTATGGAAAATAGATACTCACTATTTTTACGACGCTCAATTTATATGCAGATTTGAAGTAGAGCCATACTACTTCGACGAAATGCATGAATAAGGCAGTGAACTGCTATAATTTTCGGATAATGACTTTGAGCCAAGTCAACTTAGTATCTGTTTCTCAAATGACTGGCCTGCTTACGATTAAATAGCTGTCACAAAATGATTCAATTGCTCGTAGAAAGCTTCAGCCAGGGCTGAAGCTTTAATACCATGTATTTCTTCAAAATTTTGATGAAAAGAGGGTAATGAAAAGGTTCCTACAACATGAGCGCCCTGATACGGAAAGGTCAAGTTTGCTGAAGCCAAAACACCTGCACCTCCTCTTTGACCGGGAGAAGTCGCTAACAATAATACTGGCTTATCAGCCCACGTTCCTTTTTCTATTCTTGATACCCAATCGGTAATGTTCTTAAAACCGGCGGAGTAACTTCCATTGTGTTCTGCTAACGAGATGACGATGCCATCAGCCGTTTTGATTTTGGTTTTAAAATCATGTGCCAGCTGGGGAATGCCCGTTTCATTTTCTCGATCAATGCTGTAAATCGGCATTTCGAAATCATTGAGGTCGAGTAACTCTACCGCCGTGTTTTCAATCCGCTGCGCGGCCCATCGGGCGAACCGGCCATTAATGGACTGACGACTGTTGCTCGCGCCAATGGCGAGGATCTTTTTCATGGTGTATTTCCTTTCAGTTTTTGAATTAAATGATCTAATTGTTCAAGTTCTTTTTCAGTAAGGTTATCCTTCATTGGCTCATGAAAGGTCTGTACTTTTTCATCAAGCACTGCTAGAAATGCCCTGCCTTCTTCAGTAATGGTTATATCCATTTTTCTCCGATTGGAATGACACTCCTGGCGATCTACCAAACCCTTAACCAGGAGCTTGTCAATGATCCGTGTGACATTACTGGTCCGCTGCACCATCTGTTCCTGAATTTCTACCACAGTAACAGGGTCTCCTTTCCGCCCCTTCAGGATCCTCAAAACATTGAATTGAGGCTCAGTAACGTCATGCTCTTTTAGCTCTTGCGAAACCTGATCCGTGATCCAGTGTCCGGTCCTGATGATCTGATGTATTGCATTATAATAATTTGACATCATTACAACTATTGTATGTACAATAGTAACAAATAACTTTAGATTAAGTTCATCTCTTGATCAGTTTTCCTCTATCTATCACAAATGACTCCTACCCCATTATCTCGATTTCACAGTGATCTGTTCAAATCGGCTCATTCCCAAATCCGAGTGAAATTGTATCCAATATTCAATTGAAGCACGACCGGACCATAGAATGTTTCTTCCCGGATTTGCCGTTGAGCTAAAACAATATCGGACAGCAGGATATCTTCGGTACCTACCAACTGAATGTTTTCATCATCCGGGAAGCTCAACGGAATGCTTAATCCGAGGTTGAAAGAAAGTCCTTTTTCCAATACAAGCGAATAGCCTAACCCCAACATCATGGCATGGACGTTTTTGGAATTCCACGAAATATTCAGGTCCGTAGAATAGGCATTGTTGCCAATGAGAAGCTCATCTCCTTTTCGATCCAGATCCATCTGGTAGTCCACCTTACCGACGTTCGCATAGGCTAGCGAAGCGTACAAGCCAACTTTGAAAGGACTGAACCGGGTTTCTATCTGATGGATCGGACCCGTTTGATGTTCGAGCACGATATCAGCATCCAGCGCCCTTAAGGTCAACCCCCAGGATTCTTTCAAGGTAAGATCCAGTGGCGCGTAGAAGGAATACCCTACAAACAGATAGCGATTGAAATGATACCCTAATGAAAGGCCCGGATACCAGGAATTGACATTCAGATCGTCCACCGTATTATCAGCCAGTGAGTTTGCCGCAAGGTCCACAAACAGTCCTGAAAGGTTTACCTGAAGTTGTAGCGGTCGTTCTACACGATGTTGTGCTACTCCGGAATGGATACAAATAATGAATATCAGCATCAATATTTTCTTCATACGGATTGCAATGATTTTTTGAGGAATACCATACGGCAAACCTATCAGGAGTGACTACCTCGATCGATCAAAAGGTGGCTTCTTTTTGTCCTGAAACAAGTTTTCGGAGAAATTGGGCGCTACTCAAGCGTTGATTTGTACTGCCTGGGGGTCATCCCCGCATGTTTTTTAAAGGCGGCGTAAAAAGCAGAACTTGACTTGAAACCACACTTTTCAGCGATGGCCACTAGCGTATAGTTCTTTGACGAGTCTTCTTTGATGGTTTTCTTAAATGCAGCTACCCGATATTCATTGATAAAATCAACAAAGTTTTGACCTGTATGCTGATTAATGGTCAACGAAATGATCCGGGGAGTAAGCTGAGTTTCGCTCGCGAGCATTTGTTGTGAGAAATTGGGATCCTTATACAGCATTTGATCTGAAATGACCTGACGTATTTTTTCGATGTTGCTGTGTAGTTCAGATTCTCCTAATTGAGAAGTTTCGTATTTCTCTTTTTGCACAAACCCACTATTCACGGTTTGACTCATGTAACTCAGAAAGATCGCGCAGGCACCAAAAAACAGGGCAAGATTCAGTGAAATTAAATCCGAAACAGGCGTGTTGTAAACTTGTTCGATGATCAAAATAATCAGTTGCATCAACCAGGGGGTCACAATGAGCCACACGGCCACTTTGATCCATTTTAGAGGTCCCGTGGAATGGTCATTGCCCCATAGCTTCTTGATGGACAAACCAATGTATATAACGAACTGTACATTAAACAAAAGGTAGCATGCTGTACTGACGATGTTCTTTACTTCACTGTACGCTCCCCATGCAAATAGATTGATAATTAGAAAACCGAAATAAGCCGGAAATGGAGCGTAATGAAACCAAGGTTGCCGCAATGCTTTTGTTTTCAATTTTGTCGCGACAAACAAATAAATCGACGGAGGCACCAGCAGCAGTAAAGCATTAGAAAAATCCTGGTAAAACGCCAGGGCTTCCTGATAGTAACTCAACCGGAAGATCGAATTAAGGATGATGAAAGAAAAGGCAGAAAGCAGAACGATCAAATATTGGTTCTCCGGCTTGACTTTCCTGCTTTTCAATAGCGAGAAACACAAAAATAGCGCCTGTCCAAAACCAAGGATATTGAGTAGTATACTGATGTCTACAAGAACAACGGGCATTTGTAAATGTGAATCGAGTGACTAAAAATACGATCATTTTTGAATTTCAATCACAACAGACTTGAGGTACAAGTACTTCACCATTCAAATAACCTGTGAATAAAAAACTTAATGCTCAAAATCAAATTTTCCCAATTTCACCTTTACGCTTGAAAACGGCTGCTGATAAAAACGTTTGTTGGAGCTCCGTAGATCGGATTGGTCAAGGCTGCGAAGCCTGGTGGGAAAGGAGACTCACCCATCCTTAGTGAATTATAGGTTGTGATCAGTGACATGCGTATGCGTACAATGACCAGACTTGACTTCATCAAGACAGCCTGGAAACGCTTCACAGGCATTCGATACATTGTCCTTACGGGAAATAGTTACAATAAAAAAACTAGAAAACGCATTGGAAGGTCATGTAATCGAACGCCTTTTTAAAAACTTATGTCCATGAAACCACTTAAGATGCTGTAACCTTTTCAGGCTGATCATTGCTTATCTCCCAGGTCAAAGAAATGTTGTTCTAAATGAGCATGGACTATTTTGCTTTTAGTCCAAGTCCTAAATCATGTCTACTGGTGTCTTGCTTTCTGCCATTATAGGCAATAATCCCATAATCCATTTTCTATGGAAAACACAAAATCTAGATTTCGTGAGTAACGTGTTTAAGAACCTTAAGAACTGACTGATTGAATTTTACCAGGAATAAAGCTTAGACAGTTCTAAGTCACTGATTATCAATGCATGTAAATGCTTAACCCGGCTACATTCTGGTTCAACGGATAAATTGAACTGTTCATCGAAGAACTAGCCCACATATGATCTAAATAGCTTCATTTTAAGGACATAATCATACTGTATTACTTTCTTACAATTAAGGAAAGTACCACTCTCTAAGGCCAGCAAGTAGTTTATTTCAACTCCTACTCCTATTGTCTTCTATGAAGACAGCCCTGATTGATGATGACTCCATTCTAATATAATGATTACCAACGCCGCCAAAGAGAACTATTTTCAGTTATTTCCCGAAGAATTACTTGCCAGTGTATTGGATGCTTTTGTCATCAATCAACCGATGATCGGAGAAGTTGGTGGTGATGGATTCTGGGTACACCAGACACAAGAATACCTGTTTGTGGTAGTATTTGATTGTATGGGGCATGGTTACGGCGCCAGTATGATGACACGGATTTATACCAGAGCGCTGGAACAAATTGTGGGTGAATTGACTGACCCTAATCAAATTTTGACTGCAGTTCATGAGCACGTGAAATCACTTTTCTTTGGTAAACCAAAGAAGCACATTGGTTCGGGTGCAGATATGGGTGTACTTCGAATCAGCAAGACCAGTAGAGAGTTGATTTTTGCAGGAGCAAAAACCAACCTGATTCGCGTGTCAGTCGATCAATGTGAGATTCTCAAAGCGGATCGGTTACAGTTAGGAGAACTGTTCGAGTATCCCAGGGCGTATACCAACCACGTTATGCATCTTAATGAACCTCAAGGAGCAAATTTTTACCTGGCCAGTGATGGATTTACAGACATGATTGGAGGGCAA
This DNA window, taken from Cytophagales bacterium, encodes the following:
- a CDS encoding NAD(P)H-dependent oxidoreductase — its product is MKKILAIGASNSRQSINGRFARWAAQRIENTAVELLDLNDFEMPIYSIDRENETGIPQLAHDFKTKIKTADGIVISLAEHNGSYSAGFKNITDWVSRIEKGTWADKPVLLLATSPGQRGGAGVLASANLTFPYQGAHVVGTFSLPSFHQNFEEIHGIKASALAEAFYEQLNHFVTAI
- a CDS encoding MarR family transcriptional regulator; this translates as MMSNYYNAIHQIIRTGHWITDQVSQELKEHDVTEPQFNVLRILKGRKGDPVTVVEIQEQMVQRTSNVTRIIDKLLVKGLVDRQECHSNRRKMDITITEEGRAFLAVLDEKVQTFHEPMKDNLTEKELEQLDHLIQKLKGNTP
- a CDS encoding helix-turn-helix domain-containing protein encodes the protein MPVVLVDISILLNILGFGQALFLCFSLLKSRKVKPENQYLIVLLSAFSFIILNSIFRLSYYQEALAFYQDFSNALLLLVPPSIYLFVATKLKTKALRQPWFHYAPFPAYFGFLIINLFAWGAYSEVKNIVSTACYLLFNVQFVIYIGLSIKKLWGNDHSTGPLKWIKVAVWLIVTPWLMQLIILIIEQVYNTPVSDLISLNLALFFGACAIFLSYMSQTVNSGFVQKEKYETSQLGESELHSNIEKIRQVISDQMLYKDPNFSQQMLASETQLTPRIISLTINQHTGQNFVDFINEYRVAAFKKTIKEDSSKNYTLVAIAEKCGFKSSSAFYAAFKKHAGMTPRQYKSTLE
- a CDS encoding SpoIIE family protein phosphatase; the protein is MITNAAKENYFQLFPEELLASVLDAFVINQPMIGEVGGDGFWVHQTQEYLFVVVFDCMGHGYGASMMTRIYTRALEQIVGELTDPNQILTAVHEHVKSLFFGKPKKHIGSGADMGVLRISKTSRELIFAGAKTNLIRVSVDQCEILKADRLQLGELFEYPRAYTNHVMHLNEPQGANFYLASDGFTDMIGGQDTKRFGSKQVKHLLKKVAHHPINIQKEKITSSIASWCGANEPVDDLLIVGLRI